Sequence from the Argopecten irradians isolate NY unplaced genomic scaffold, Ai_NY scaffold_1004, whole genome shotgun sequence genome:
aacataagacgacccgcgttatgaaaattagcgttttatttatatcaatcaaattgtttcagaaggtgatgataaacgtagtattaacggtaagttaataacttttgcgactctacaaaattatcgatctcgttttaccttcccattttaaaaattaaaagcctttccggaaaggtagtggccctttaacgCTTATCGCGCTGTCTTCGATGTGCTAGTTCACCGAATTACGCTAATTTATATTCGCgctaaaatatcataatttacattttttcgcATTTCCGCTAAAATTTGACTGTGCTAAAATTAGTACAGTATTCAATAGCTACTACGACCACCCAcataaatactaaataatgatTTATAACTTCTGATAGAAATCATCAACACCTATGAACGATTGAAGCTGACATATTGTCGACATGTGTTTTAGATGTCACTATATTAGCGACATTACAAGTACTTAAATCTTGATTGGATGTCATGATTTGATATTAGTGTCTATCTTTATTGGAATATACTCCAGGATCGGGGGAACCGTTTCTagaaataattatgtatatcaACATATTCGTGACAATTTTTTGGGTGTTATGAATAATCGATTCCTTTGAAAGAATTTTTTTCTATAGCACTGATAACCTTcacttaataataataattattatacttcaagtgagaatcctgcattctgattggtctgATAGtacaataggaaacaatagacacgttcgtagcaaccccctagcaacgggtaAAATATTAACCGaccgaaaaagatgcgcaccCGTTTCTTTTTTTggcgccatctttgttttttgaagcgacgcttcaaaatttatctggagctatttcgtaatagttttgccaaattagtctgtttatcaacaaggcccattacctttccggagcaaaatataaaggtttcttaaaaacccattaataacatcagaaaatgcgtagtgatgacctaaaataaggttacgacaccaaacatatgcaagatttcctgcgtaatatatgaaaacaatggggagtcaattcgctgttttgccgtctggcgcagtgatagtcaactaccgcccggtatttaggacgacggcgggaaacataatgaCGTAACGCGCGATGTTGGTGACACTTTACGTAACACAGAATGACGTCGTTTTTAGACCGCTTTCGCGACGCGTCACTACAACGTTATCCAATACACATATTCAAGTGAGTAAAGAATGATAAGTTAATTAAAGGTGTATACACAAGAAATGGAAATTTTATCAATGTAAAGATATTACCGCAGCAtgttttacatacattgtaacaccGATTCCAtgaatacatatacaaaaaaatgtacatgtatatatataatgtctcCAAAGTTACTCGCCAatgtattgtacatatgtaaCTACTACATTGTCCAGAATTGCTTTCTATATTAATAACTTCTTCGACTACACATACAACAGTGAATCGAGGGATGCCAGTATTTCCACATGATCATCTTCACTAATAGTTAGCGTGTTGTTACTTTCACTGGCGTTTACCAGAACGTGGCGCACAGAACATGCCGGCACCACAGCCAGTCGGTCTTTCAAAAGACGGTAGGTGAAAACGTTATTCACAGTCTCAAAGTAAAACCCCCGAATAACTTCACACCCCTTTTCAAAAGTTGCACCCCAACTGTCTTTCAGTTTCCTTTTTAGTTTTTCCGGTTTACTCTTCGctttaaatagataaaaatcCTCACTTGGATCGTCTGTAAAGACCGCGAGTATACTGGTAGGTTGACATAGATCATGGAAATCATTTACATGTGAATTGTCTTGTAGATTATCGTCTACACTGACTTGATCGTCACCACCTTCCCTGCTAATCTCAGCCGTCCTTGTCTTCCCGATACGATTTGTACACGCTCCATAATTTCCGGTGATACACTGGTCACATGTATAACATGAGATATTCCTAACAAAAAGGTGGGACGGATTTCCAGTTGCTATAATCTGATGTATTTGTCTATTTCTTGGGATTGGTTTGTAACGCATTTGCGTTTCACGCGTAACCTGTTCAATGTAcctgaaatgaaaatgaaagtttttgttAAGGCTTATTAAATATCATTGATCATGTCATGGTATAATGTGCATTTATATAAGCgcacacatatatacaattgaatatatagacaatattatcatgtacatgtattgttttatatacatcTATGAACTACTAAAGAAATTAGAAAGCGCATGTGATTGTGCTCATCCTTGCTGCTACAaagataaatattgataatcAGTTAAAGATAGGGACTCTGTAAATGAtggacataaaaataaaaaccaagCTAATGTCATACCTGAAAATGTCTTCTCTTGCAATTAGCAGACCCACTTGGCTGTTCAAACTTGTTTTTTCCAAAGTTATAAAGGTGCTCTGCTGACTGGATCGTTTCGGTACCTCTGATAATGGCCATTTCGGCCTGTCGCTTAAAGCACCCTCCAGCGGCGTCTTGGGGCCCTTTTCCATGTGATGTTTCAAAGTAATTTCTTATGAAGCATTCGTAACCAAAGTCGTAACAAGCATGAGCTACAGAGCCCATACAATGACGACTTTTATACTGGGCTTGACATCCGTCCGTAAATTCATGCATTGTTCGGGTTTGATAACGAATCGATTTCAGGTGTTCCGATACCAAGTTTTGAACAGCATGGGTGAAATATTGGTCATGTGTTAAGTCCGGACTGATAACAAAGAAGTGTTCTGTGACGATATTTGGTGATTCCTCAGTACTTTCAGCCCCATCATATTCAAGAATTGCATGGCGGTGAATAACAGTAACATGAATTGAAACTTCATTCTTTTGAAAATAACTTGACTGTAGTTCATGTTTTTCGATACACGAAAAAATTTTCAGAAAAATCGTGAATACAAATACAGTCGTTCATTGgcaaattttcaattaaagtttTCATTTGATTTGTCTGCCAATTTGCACGGAACTGGTGAGCCGGAAATGAAACTAAAAGGTGCTTTAAGTAAGAAAACATCTCTCCTGGCGCAGTTTGTTTTTTTAACCAAACAAAgctttttaatttctttgtttttctttacaTTGACATTGACATATTCATATTTTGACCAAGTCACTTGTAGAGCAGTCTCAGATGTATCGCATTCTTCCGGAAGTAGTTTAAGTAAATGTACGCCGCAGTTGTTGCATGCATTCTCTGTTTATACAATCAATGTCCGTGTCCGTTTCTTGGCAAAATGTTGTAGGTATTATTTCGTTTAGATGATTGTATATAGGATATTCTCTCTGTTGGTCTTctgatttattttcaattgtCTTTTTTCTAAAACTCATGCAATCTTTGAACACAGTTCTTGTTTCGACGTGATATCTATAACAGCAAGTATTCCGGTCCTTTGGGCGCGTCGGCACAACATAATACGGCTTACATCTTTCAAATGTTCTTTGGCACATTTTGATTTCAGGATGtgtttctctgaaattaagaaaaactTCAGTTTGTGTTTTTTCTAAAACGTGTACCATGTGACTTGAGTACAACTTTGGACCTACTCTAATTCGTTTGATATCGCATTTATTTCCGGTTGGTCGAGAGTTTTGCGAAGATGTCCAGAAATTATAAGCCTTTTCTCTGTCCGAGTCCGTTATTTTATCGGAACGTGTTTTCCGGCAAGTGTGCGTCCATGACGATTTTTCcgaagtcattattttatgacgTACACGTTTGCCGCTAGATATGCGTCGCACTGGCAAACCAAGTTTGCGAGCTACTTTCTTTTGGATTTTCTTTTCCGCTGAATTGGGCCCGTTAATAGCTGCACATAAAACATTAATAGATGACCTGGCATCGTCGGAACGTTTGGATTTTGTGCTCTCAATTGCCTGTTTCATGTCACCAAGTAtactgtatacagtacagtTAGCAAGTTCGATGTTTTCAACGTCCCCAGGGGAAGAGTATTTCTCTGTTCGGAGAGATTTTGCCGTCGGTGAGTTCGACTCTAAATATGCAGAGATAACGGCGCTTCTCTTTACGGGCGTTTTAGGTAAATTCTCCTTTAGTCTGAGTAATGATCGAAATTTACTCATTCTGTTTTTAAATGGTGTTACTAGAGTACCTGTCGCGTTTTGATCGCCATTcataacttttgttttatttttttctctgtattTTCTAACCCGCTCTCTAGTTTTTAACctttgtttattcattttttctatttgttcttTGCAATTAGCGCGTTGCTTGCGTTTTTGTAATGCTGCAGTTGATACGGTTTTTTGAGTTTTTGGAACAAATTTCTTCTCGTTTTCATAATATTCTCTTCGTTTCCTCTTCCGTGCTTCTTGGCGTTcctgtttgtatattttgatacGCTGCGTTGCAGTTAAAATGCGCGTGTTTAAATCAATGTCCTGTAATtaaaagataatataatatttcacaTATTGCTTATCGACATGACTCTGTAATTTTGTTAAATAGAACAGTTCTCGatttaaatgcatatttatCAGTATCAGATTCAAAACGTCGCGTGATAACGTTACGCTTTGAACGTATAACGTAACGACGTTTTTTTACGTTGTATTAAAAGTGGACATTTCACGGAATTTTTAAATGGCGtgttatttctttattattgaTCGTACACTCGAAATAAAGAGTGTTTTTTAATGTTCAGTTCAGACACATTTCTAATATGGTTTTAAAtctatattcaatatttcatgatatGCTGATAAATGTTATCAAAATCTTTATATTTGCAAAAAGTAGATTAAAATCACTTGGTGGACAAATTAcggaatttttcattttcttcgtTTGCAATGAAAACGCTCTTTAAAGTGGGCTATACTACGGTCATGATATATTCAATAAAGACACatttcatttatcatttcaaAATCCTGAAATAGCTTACCATTTTCTCTCAATATTGCTTGAAATCTGTATGTGCGTTCTTCTGGATCCACCGTTACATGTTGACAATGGTTAATAATCAAGATATTAGCATAATGTACGCCTTCCGAAATCATCGATACGTCATTGACGTCATTTGTCACGTCATATCCGATTCCTTGCATTATGTTCATTTGTTTGTACGTATGTTTGGCGCGTTTTTGGAGCAGTTTTACAAACAACCACGACGGTAAATGTTACGCGTTACATACGTTTTCGTTGTATTTTGGGGATTTTGAACGCAATTAAAACGTATTTGTATTTCGCTTTACCTCCTATATTTCACATAGaattaatgtacatcaaaaaacAATTCCATTGATATATAATGTGACGTGAGACCATAAAAAGAGAAGAAACCCACAACGCTTTAAATAAGGGGGGTTTGTGTTTTGGAACGGTATCACCAACATCGCGCGTTACGtcaatacgacccgcgttatgaaaacaaacattttatttattttaatcaaatcgttcagaaggtgatgataaatatagtattaacggtaagttaataatttttgcggctctacaaaattatctatcttgttttacattcccgtTTTAGAAatttaaagccgtttcggaactgtagtgggcctttaaggacGGAGCTTTCCATTCACGccttttcgcttaccgtcaaagcgctatatgttgttttttatgaacacgtcggtgattaggtgaacggaagtcatgcgatttcaagcgtcttcgtgacgttgctaatgttgtaaacagacgacgggacgaaacaaaaattcattgagatttataaaaacgttaagattttaacaaacgcaggagacaagacaacaagaattttcaccaaatgcttattgtgagtattctttttttataatgcaatggtagttaGTGCTACTGAGTAGAACCTGATACATGTATGCTATTCTACTGTCGACggtgactgttcgacttttgctaaaatcagttaaaatgtttcaatagattgcaaatacttgaagactagttttgtttctagatttttggtataataaaataaatactacctgcattagaggttgacagtgcctagtgtcgcccctcggaatatcactgtcaccctcgGCTTCGACTCGGGTGACAGTGATCTCGGGGGGACactacagttggtagtagactaaaggttacacccttgtgcacacggagtgcactacgtttagactacaggtagacacggagtgcacgaggtttagactacaggtagacacggagtgcacgaggtttagactacaggtagacacggagtgcacaagatttagactacaggtagacactgagtgcacaagatttagactacaggtagacacggagtgcactacgtgtgaacacggtgtccactacaggtggacatcgtgtccaggtacattgagacctagacagacaaggtgatgtgttacagttagggatcggggaagaataagttcttcaatttgaaataatacataattataatttttaagtgtttatttttttttttaattacaacatctacaatttaatgtacagtatatataactatatataatacaatatgttttagtatacatgaataaaaccttttcactgcaaaagtaataaagattgatttatattcattaagtatatgtctatttaaatattatatcagtagtttccatttcttatcttaaattgtctatattacgttttcaaaagtaaatgttttatgggtaaatatatatatcatttacatcaagcattttcacaagtcaaaaacaactttgaattgcagcaaaaaccagtcctaatgtgcttttgagacacttttttcttttataataagctatcagtaatacaatcatataccgggtaatacatagcttttaaacaaaaagatttggtgcctatcaaatcagttgtctagcgatacccttgtagatcgtctttcattaaaatatatacacttttataatatttttcttgctattttaagttctaaaagtattgtacgtaaaaaaaaaacttaattacatattctttattaaaaactgaacgtctttaaaagatcatgcagaattaaatccacttcaaactatatgacgtcctccactaattggtggctagtctacctacaagtacccaattcagcttgttttgattcttaattaccggtacacacaataagtttatgatcccaaccccgcaagttatcttgaccgtatattgcgtcatggtccaataattataacttgtcaaacatacaggtaagccacagtatccagctatacaggtgcctcaaggtgaccatcgatagatggccagagggcagaatcgttaccttctgtgtttgcacggctttatgagaatgggggcagtatccttatataatatgtgattttagaattgtttctatggaagtttgttaagacaaacaaatatactttaccgtttaaaaatcacatatgttcatgagtttgaaacacataagtaccattcttcttagatacatgtacatgcttgttgtagagcctgggtaaCATGTACACCGGTTCCTGGGGGGGGGTACACCGgttcctggggggggggggggcgtgaagtggagctgacggtagctgtacaatgcgtaaataatgcatgtctgtcacaaccttgaattaaccaataatacatatatattattataatcaaaattaatgtagaatTTAGgaacttattcaacattgtaacatggtattttatatacatagtcatgataatcaggtttctgatatatgtaaaaaaccagtgtaaaaaaattaaattaatgaaaagatattggatgaaatatggtattccaataatcttgaaataaatgttttagttaactatacacttggtatttagattatttttaatttttaatatataaagcttcattagcaaataaattaaaaatgcaCTActagttaaaacacatatccctattgactagcattgttgtataactgtacgtatttgtgtgatgagtacaatgtatgtatgtagagaggctgccacctaagtacatgcatgctataaatggacctcctggggttgggataaggtactacatgtatacaggtgttgttatataagtctgtgatacacttgactgaacatattgaagggtgcccaaagaaggccccaagaaaattaatgtagattaggaacttattcaacattgtaacatggtattttatatacatagtcatgataatcaggtttctgatatatgtaaaaaaccagtgtaaaaaaattaaattaatgaaaagatattggatgaaatatggtattccaataatcttgaaataaatgttttagttaactatacacttggtatttagattatttttaattttaatatataaagcttcattagcaaataaattaaaatgcactactagttaaaacacatatccctattgactagcattgtttgtataactgtacgtatttgtgtgatgagtacaatgtatgtatgtagagaggctgccacctaagtacatgcatgctataaatggacctcctggggttgggataaggagtactacatgtatacaggtgttgttagtctgtgatacacttgactgaacatattgaagggtgcccaaagaaggcccTAGGCCCCTGGTCCCACTCTggccaatgttaggtaatttagattatcatacccgtgtggttgatggaacagtatgaagtccaagtgaccatggcaactgcagtcctagcctattgggtctacctttcgagcaggcaaatCAAATTAAGTgaacaatatactacatgtatggatcatacaATGCTCTGTTATGATACatctcaatatatatattgttatcttATAAAAACTCAAACGCCGAGGGTTTGTTAAAGAATGGTCGATGAAGTAGAGATATGATCAATTATTATCAACACCGGTTTCgtagaaattaaaattaattatgacaAATTCTGAATCTAATCAATACAACTAATGACATTTAACAGTTATTAATCTATGGGTCAGAGTCATAGTAAAtgtggatttattttgattctgtctgatttgatt
This genomic interval carries:
- the LOC138313863 gene encoding uncharacterized protein, whose protein sequence is MHEFTDGCQAQYKSRHCMGSVAHACYDFGYECFIRNYFETSHGKGPQDAAGGCFKRQAEMAIIRGTETIQSAEHLYNFGKNKFEQPSGSANCKRRHFRYIEQVTRETQMRYKPIPRNRQIHQIIATGNPSHLFVRNISCYTCDQCITGNYGACTNRIGKTRTAEISREGGDDQVSVDDNLQDNSHVNDFHDLCQPTSILAVFTDDPSEDFYLFKAKSKPEKLKRKLKDSWGATFEKGCEVIRGFYFETVNNVFTYRLLKDRLAVVPACSVRHVLVNASESNNTLTISEDDHVEILASLDSLLYV